A single region of the Mustela lutreola isolate mMusLut2 chromosome 2, mMusLut2.pri, whole genome shotgun sequence genome encodes:
- the PEAK3 gene encoding protein PEAK3 isoform X1 codes for MSGPEPPTETPGPDAPTWPTPPTYSNLGEVRAQLLPSKACRSRTSRPPLTDPQPLPPPLPKKTLARTQSLPTHRAPSSGPTPAGQPRRPYLGSHSVDESQAGDDRAWAPGPPAQPHIRSLDSLLGLGWPDLHRPEAVRAFLEAQQLEGLRTVHAQLRARLLGGRPGPCHPGHGFRLLDSSPCVDSGDALYYRLVRVGDEAWHMLAAKTRGHSPGNRGSEVPKPGAEEPHPWGLELQASLGPHFNLQGLCGLVPEDALPGAPWSGSVALAAEVPERTLTQWLSEVGRRPRPAEFPWVAALLLLQLTSALEHLEARGAALAELRPENLLLAAPRGCATAGPPRLLLADFGRVRPQPPGPPGPHAQQLSHLLGALLGPAAPSATPLAAGLETLAARLAHSRPSAAQARAALQVLLWGPGPALRGQGALLGPWLRVRRALLVLHLAERAAAGEAPGLEDWLCCTYLAEATEASLGHALALLWD; via the exons ATGAGCGGCCCTGAGCCACCCACCGAGACCCCTGGGCCTGACGCCCCGACCTGGCCGACTCCGCCCACTTACAGCAACCTTG GCGAGGTCCGTGCCCAGCTGCTGCCATCCAAGGCCTGCCGCTCCCGGACATCCAGGCCCCCCTTGACTGACccgcagcccctgcccccacctctgcccaagAAGACCCTGGCCAGGACCCAGTCCCTGCCCACCCACAGGGCCCCCAGCTCCGGCCCCACTCCCGCAGGGCAGCCTCGGAGGCCCTATCTGGGGTCCCACAGTGTGGACGAGAGCCAGGCCGGCGACGACCGAGCGTGGGCCCCTGGTCCCCCTGCGCAGCCACACATTCGCTCGCTCGACAGCCTGCTGGGCCTCGGCTGGCCCGACCTGCATCGCCCCGAGGCTGTGCGCGCCTTCCTGGAGGCCCAGCAGCTGGAAGGCCTCCGTACCGTGCACGCCCAGCTCCGGGCCCGGCTGCTAGGGGGCCGCCCGGGTCCCTGTCACCCCGGCCACGGCTTCCGCCTCCTGGACAGCTCACCCTGTGTGGACAGCGGGGACGCCCTCTACTACCGCCTGGTGCGGGTGGGCGATGAGGCGTGGCACATGCTGGCTGCCAAG ACGCGCGGACACAGCCCTGGGAACCGCGGGTCCGAG GTGCCCAAGCCGGGAGCCGAGGAGCCCCACCCGTGGGGCCTGGAGTTGCAGGCCTCGCTGGGCCCACACTTCAACCTGCAGGGGCTGTGCGGCCTGGTACCCGAGGACGCACTGCCCGGAGCGCCCTGGAGCGGCTCCGTGGCACTGGCGGCTGAGGTGCCAGAGCGCACACTGACCCAGTGGCTGTCCGAGGTGGGCAGGCGGCCGCGTCCCGCGGAGTTCCCCTGGGTCGCggccctgctgctgctgcagctcACGTCGGCGCTGGAGCACCTGGAGGCTCGGGGCGCGGCCCTGGCAGAGCTGCGGCCCGAGAACCTGCTGCTGGCGGCGCCCCGGGGCTGTGCCACGGCCGGGCCCCCCCGCCTGCTGCTGGCCGACTTTGGCCGCGTCCGACCCCAGCCCCCGGGCCCCCCGGGCCCCCACGCGCAGCAGCTGAGCCACCTGCTAGGTGCCCTCCTGGGCCCCGCGGCGCCCTCAGCCACGCCCTTGGCAGCCGGCCTGGAGACTCTGGCGGCCCGGCTGGCCCACTCGCGGCCCTCGGCGGCCCAGGCGCGGGCTGCGCTGCAGGTGCTGCTCTGGGGCCCCGGGCCTGCGCTGCGCGGCCAAGGAGCCCTGCTCGGGCCCTGGCTGCGGGTGCGCCGTGCGCTGCTGGTCCTGCACCTGGCCGAGCGGGCCGCGGCAGGGGAGGCGCCCGGCCTGGAGGACTGGCTGTGCTGCACATACCTGGCTGAGGCCACGGAGGCCTCCCTGGGCCACGCCCTGGCGCTGCTGTGGGACTGA
- the OAZ1 gene encoding LOW QUALITY PROTEIN: ornithine decarboxylase antizyme 1 (The sequence of the model RefSeq protein was modified relative to this genomic sequence to represent the inferred CDS: deleted 1 base in 1 codon) gives MVKSSLQRILNSHCFAREKEGDKASSAAHAARAMPLLSLHSRGGRSRERAPAAGCSPLGPGPRWCSDVPHPPLKIPGGRGDRQRDHSPAAAVLHADERLRVTEEPAPHGPTRILRAQTRLSSSRRVDWRAVLRGRCLYVEIPGGALPEGSKDSLAVLLEFAEEQLRAAHVFVCFARNRDDRAALLRTFSFLGFEIVRPGHPLVPKRPDACFMAYTFEPESAGDDE, from the exons ATGGTGAAATCCTCCCTGCAGCGGATCCTCAACAGCCACTGCTTcgccagagagaaggagggggacaaAGCCAGCTCCGCCGCCCACGCCGCCCGCGCCATGCCGCTCCTCAGCCTGCACAGCCGCGGAGGCCGCAGCCGCGAGCG GGCCCCCGCCGCCGGCTGCAGTCCCCTGGGTCCGGGGCCTCGGTGGTGCTCC GATGTCCCTCACCCACCCCTGAAGATCCCAGGTGGGCGAGGGGATAGGCAGAGGGATCACAGCCCTGCGGCCGCCGTCCTGCACGCC GACGAGCGGCTGCGCGTGACCGAGGAGCCCGCGCCCCACGGCCCGACGAGGATTCTGCGCGCGCAGACGCGGCTCTCGAGCTCCCGGCGCGTGGACTGGCGGGCGGTGCTGCGCGGCCGCTGCCTCTACGTGGAGATCCCGGGCGGCGCCCTGCCCGAGGGCAGCAAGGACAG CCTCGCAGTTCTCCTGGAGTTCGCGGAGGAGCAGCTGCGCGCCGCCCACGTCTTCGTCTGCTTCGCCAGGAACCGCGACGACCGAG CCGCCTTGCTCCGGACCTTCAGCTTTCTGGGCTTTGAGATCGTGAGACCGGGGCACCCCCTCGTCCCCAAGAGACCCGACGCCTGCTTCATGGCCTACACGTTCGAGCCGGAGTCCGCGGGCGACGACGAGTAG
- the JSRP1 gene encoding junctional sarcoplasmic reticulum protein 1: MLKTLVFHEMERVASELSQQSCSQRNADPSPVNADPSPVSADPSRVNADPTRVNADPTRVNTDPSRPLPGQHGPLRVNADLSRVSVDPSPVNADPSLVDADFSPVNAEPNADPSWVSADLSPVNSEPSLVNVDSSWVNADLSWVSADPRPVNEDPFPLRVPRATPGCSGSLYPVGFTTGEPGPRFVAHRRLTGFEGESKAQSRGKGGGLPSHHPPPPSSPSRHRPPRGLAHAPASAHLSPSVLGPRSPGSICPAGSLWRPWTAAPQLPRIPGSDISMTTRALQELDGGLGSCPGEDLSMLADPCPEQPQEGRARATPRLADSSSWPHVSQAEGSPPGSVDARPKKTEKEPVAKVAPGPGKERLKAGATPRSPMRRKAQASPPPQRLPPPPALALSDELPWGDLSLNKCLVLASFVALLGSAFQLCRDAVAGEADVPAPVPEPWVPPSSAPEPAAAPLQPKPKAWAPPLGPPAPQAEEEAAAAAEEAEVPGRREGADSAAGEKRGPKEPPRKERPRKERPSREERPRKEKPRKEERPRKQEKPRAAREPRGALPRRWEVREGGHRHWAQDSRDPGQKRRQAWDSLRRPDEDRPPGRQKHRAGKGRD; encoded by the exons ATGCTCAAGACGCTCGTGTTTCATGAAATGGAGCGTGTCGCTTCCGAGCTCAGCCAACAGTCCTGCTCCCAGAGAAACGCAGACCCCTCCCCGGTGAACGCAGACCCCTCCCCGGTCAGCGCGGACCCCTCCCGGGTCAACGCAGACCCCACCCGGGTCAACGCAGACCCCACCCGGGTCAACACGGACCCCTCCCG ACCCCTCCCCGGTCAACACGGACCCCTCCGGGTGAATGCAGACCTCTCCCGGGTCAGTGTAGACCCCTCCCCGGTCAACGCAGACCCCTCCCTGGTGGACGCAGACTTTTCCCCGGTGAATGCGGAACCCAACGCAGACCCCTCCTGGGTCAGTGCAGACCTTTCCCCGGTGAACTCGGAACCCTCCCTGGTCAATGTAGACTCCTCCTGGGTGAACGCAGATCTCTCCTGGGTCAGTGCAGACCCCCGGCCAGTGAACGAGGACCCCTTCCC GCTCCGGGTCCCACGGGCCACCCCTGGCTGCTCCGGGAGCTTGTACCCCGTTGGCTTCACCACAGGGGAGCCCGGCCCACGCTTCGTGGCTCATAGGCGGCTGACCGGATTTGAGGGAGAAAGCAAG GCTCAGTCCCGCGGCAAGGGTGGAGGCCTCCCCAGCCACCATCCCCcgccaccctcctccccttcccgccACCGCCCGCCCCGCGGATTGGCCCACGCCCCGGCCTCCGCACACCTGTCACCGTCTGTCTTGGGGCCACGCTCCCCGGGCTCCATCTGTCCAGCGGGCTCACTGTGGCGGCCGTGGA CCGCTGCCCCCCAACTCCCAAGGATCCCAGGGTCAGACATCTCCATGACGACCAGGGCCCTGCAGGAGCTGGATGGAGGCCTGGGCAGCTGCCCAGGCGAGGACCTCTCCATGCTGGCCGACCCCTGCCCTGAGCagccccaggagggcagggctCGAG CGACGCCCAGGCTGGCCGACTCTAGCAGCTGGCCCCAT GTTTCTCAAGCTGAGGGCAGCCCTCCAGGCAGTGTGGATGCCAGGcccaagaagacagaaaaggagccTGTGGCCAAAGTGGCCCCAGGACCCGGGAAAGAGAGGCTGAAAGCAGGAGCAA CACCCCGGAGCCCCATGCGCAGGAAGGCACAGGCCTCGCCACCCCCGCAACGGCTGCCGCCACCCCCGGCTCTGGCCCTGAGTGATGAGCTGCCCTGGGGAGACCTGTCCCTCAACAAGTGTCTGGTGCTGGCCTCATTCGTGGCGCTGCTGGGGTCAGCCTTCCAGCTGTGCCGTG ATGCTGTGGCTGGGGAAGCGGACGTCCCTGCGCCTGTCCCTGAGCCATGGGTACCGCCCAGCTCAGCCCCGGAGCCAGCAGCAGCCCCG CTGCAGCCGAAGCCCAAGGCCTGGGCGCCCCCATTAGGACCGCCGGCACCCCAGgcggaggaggaggcggcggcggcggcggaggaggcTGAGGTTCCCGGCAGGCGGGAGGGTGCGGACAGCGCTGCTGGGGAGAAGCGCGGGCCCAAGGAGCCTCCGCGGAAGGAGAGGCCTCGCAAGGAGAGGCCGTCGAGGGAGGAGCGGCCGCGGAAGGAGAAGCCGCGGAAGGAGGAGCGGCCTCGGAAGCAGGAGAAGCCACGGGCCGCCAGGGAACCCCGAGGAGCCCTACCCCGGCGCTGGGAGGTGCGCGAAGGGGGCCACCGCCACTGGGCGCAGGACTCCCGAGACCCGGGACAGAAAAGGAGACAAGCCTGGGACTCCCTGCGGCGCCCCGACGAGGACCGGCCTCCAGGCCGCCAGAAGCACCGGGCGGGCAAGGGGCGGGACTGA
- the PEAK3 gene encoding protein PEAK3 isoform X2 → MSGPEPPTETPGPDAPTWPTPPTYSNLGEVRAQLLPSKACRSRTSRPPLTDPQPLPPPLPKKTLARTQSLPTHRAPSSGPTPAGQPRRPYLGSHSVDESQAGDDRAWAPGPPAQPHIRSLDSLLGLGWPDLHRPEAVRAFLEAQQLEGLRTVHAQLRARLLGGRPGPCHPGHGFRLLDSSPCVDSGDALYYRLVRVGDEAWHMLAAKVPKPGAEEPHPWGLELQASLGPHFNLQGLCGLVPEDALPGAPWSGSVALAAEVPERTLTQWLSEVGRRPRPAEFPWVAALLLLQLTSALEHLEARGAALAELRPENLLLAAPRGCATAGPPRLLLADFGRVRPQPPGPPGPHAQQLSHLLGALLGPAAPSATPLAAGLETLAARLAHSRPSAAQARAALQVLLWGPGPALRGQGALLGPWLRVRRALLVLHLAERAAAGEAPGLEDWLCCTYLAEATEASLGHALALLWD, encoded by the exons ATGAGCGGCCCTGAGCCACCCACCGAGACCCCTGGGCCTGACGCCCCGACCTGGCCGACTCCGCCCACTTACAGCAACCTTG GCGAGGTCCGTGCCCAGCTGCTGCCATCCAAGGCCTGCCGCTCCCGGACATCCAGGCCCCCCTTGACTGACccgcagcccctgcccccacctctgcccaagAAGACCCTGGCCAGGACCCAGTCCCTGCCCACCCACAGGGCCCCCAGCTCCGGCCCCACTCCCGCAGGGCAGCCTCGGAGGCCCTATCTGGGGTCCCACAGTGTGGACGAGAGCCAGGCCGGCGACGACCGAGCGTGGGCCCCTGGTCCCCCTGCGCAGCCACACATTCGCTCGCTCGACAGCCTGCTGGGCCTCGGCTGGCCCGACCTGCATCGCCCCGAGGCTGTGCGCGCCTTCCTGGAGGCCCAGCAGCTGGAAGGCCTCCGTACCGTGCACGCCCAGCTCCGGGCCCGGCTGCTAGGGGGCCGCCCGGGTCCCTGTCACCCCGGCCACGGCTTCCGCCTCCTGGACAGCTCACCCTGTGTGGACAGCGGGGACGCCCTCTACTACCGCCTGGTGCGGGTGGGCGATGAGGCGTGGCACATGCTGGCTGCCAAG GTGCCCAAGCCGGGAGCCGAGGAGCCCCACCCGTGGGGCCTGGAGTTGCAGGCCTCGCTGGGCCCACACTTCAACCTGCAGGGGCTGTGCGGCCTGGTACCCGAGGACGCACTGCCCGGAGCGCCCTGGAGCGGCTCCGTGGCACTGGCGGCTGAGGTGCCAGAGCGCACACTGACCCAGTGGCTGTCCGAGGTGGGCAGGCGGCCGCGTCCCGCGGAGTTCCCCTGGGTCGCggccctgctgctgctgcagctcACGTCGGCGCTGGAGCACCTGGAGGCTCGGGGCGCGGCCCTGGCAGAGCTGCGGCCCGAGAACCTGCTGCTGGCGGCGCCCCGGGGCTGTGCCACGGCCGGGCCCCCCCGCCTGCTGCTGGCCGACTTTGGCCGCGTCCGACCCCAGCCCCCGGGCCCCCCGGGCCCCCACGCGCAGCAGCTGAGCCACCTGCTAGGTGCCCTCCTGGGCCCCGCGGCGCCCTCAGCCACGCCCTTGGCAGCCGGCCTGGAGACTCTGGCGGCCCGGCTGGCCCACTCGCGGCCCTCGGCGGCCCAGGCGCGGGCTGCGCTGCAGGTGCTGCTCTGGGGCCCCGGGCCTGCGCTGCGCGGCCAAGGAGCCCTGCTCGGGCCCTGGCTGCGGGTGCGCCGTGCGCTGCTGGTCCTGCACCTGGCCGAGCGGGCCGCGGCAGGGGAGGCGCCCGGCCTGGAGGACTGGCTGTGCTGCACATACCTGGCTGAGGCCACGGAGGCCTCCCTGGGCCACGCCCTGGCGCTGCTGTGGGACTGA
- the AMH gene encoding muellerian-inhibiting factor, protein MRALLLRLLALVLWVTGSPPGAGAPALPGEPDMGTEGLIFHQDWDWLPGSPQDPLCLVTLDQSGNRSSTPLRVVGALRSYEHAFLEAVQRAHWGPHDLATFGVCTASAGQPALLPLRQLQAWLGEPGGRQLVVLHLEEVSWEPAVTLKFQAPPPGGAGPLELALLVLYPGPGPEVTVTGTGLPGTQNLCWAQDTRYLLLAVELPAGAWHSPGVTLTLQPQGDGAPLSTAQLQELLLGPDPRCFTRKTPALLLLPLPGPSPVPARGLLDQVPFPPPRPSQEQEPEEPPPSADPFLETLTRLVRALRGPPTQASPPRLALDPGALAGFPQGLVNLSDPATQERLLDGEEPLLLLLPPPATATAGDAAPLRSPESGPWAAGLAHRVAAELRAAAAELRGLPGLPPAATPLLERLLALCPGAPGGSGGPGGPGGPLRALLLLKALQGLRAEWRGRERSGAPRAQRSAGAAAADGPCALRELSVDLRAERSVLIPETYQANNCQGACGWPQSDRNPRYGNHVVLLLKMQARGAALARPPCCVPTAYAGKLLIGLSEERISAHHVPNMVATECGCR, encoded by the exons ATGCGGGCTCTGCTGCTCCGGCTGCTGGCCCTGGTCCTGTGGGTGACGGGGTCCCCACCGGGAGCCGGGGCCCCCGCCCTGCCTGGAGAGCCAGACATGGGCACGGAGGGGCTCATCTTCCACCAAGACTGGGATTGGCTGCCAGGGAGCCCACAAGACCCCCTGTGCCTGGTGACCCTGGACCAGAGCGGCAACAGGAGCAGCACCCCGCTTCGGGTGGTGGGGGCCCTGAGAAGCTACGAGCACGCCTTCCTCGAGGCTGTGCAGCGGGCACACTGGGGTCCCCACGACCTGGCCACGTTCGGGGTCTGCACCGCCAGTGCGGGGCAGCCCGCACTGCTCCCTCTGCGGCAGCTGCAGGCCTGGCTGGGGGAGCCCGGGGGGCGGCAGCTGGTGGTGCTGCACCTGGAGGAAG TGAGCTGGGAGCCCGCGGTCACACTGAAGTTCCAGGCGCCCCCACCCGGAGGAGCCGGTCCCCTGGAGCTGGCGCTGCTGGTGCTGTACCCCGGGCCTGGTCCGGAGGTCACTGTCACGGGGACCGGGCTGCCAGGCACCCAG AACCTTTGTTGGGCCCAGGACACGCGCTACCTGCTGCTGGCTGTGGAGCTCCCAGCGGGGGCCTGGCACAGCCCTGGGGTCACCCTGACCCTGCAACCCCAAGGAGACG GTGCCCCCCTGAGCACGGCCCAGCTGCAGGAGCTGCTGCTCGGCCCCGACCCCCGCTGCTTCACGCGGAAGACCCCGGCCCTGCTCCTGCTGCCTCTGCCCGGGCCCAGTCCAGTGCCCGCGCGCGGCCTCCTGGACCAAGTGCCCTTCCCGCCACCCAG GCCCTCTCAGGAGCAGGAGCCCGAGGAGCCGCCGCCCAGCGCAGACCCCTTCCTGGAGACGCTCACACGCCTGGTGCGCGCCCTGCGGGGGCCGCCCACCCAGGCCTCGCCGCCGCGCCTGGCCCTGGACCCGGGCGCGCTGGCCGGCTTCCCGCAGGGCCTCGTCAACCTGTCGGACCCCGCGACCCAGGAGCGCCTGCTCGACGGCGAGGAGccgctgctcctgctgctgccgCCTCCCGCCACGGCCACGGCTGGGGACGCCGCGCCGCTTAGGAGCCCCGAGTCCGGGCCCTGGGCCGCGGGCCTAGCGCACCGTGTGGCCGCCGAGCTCCGGGCCGCGGCTGCCGAGCTGCGCGGGCTCCCGGGCCTGCCCCCCGCCGCCACGCCGCTGCTGGAGCGCCTGCTCGCGCTCTGCCCCGGGGCCCCGGGGGGTTCGGGCGGCCCCGGCGGCCCCGGCGGCCCGCTGCGCGCGCTGCTGCTGCTCAAAGCGCTGCAGGGTCTGCGCGCCGAGTGGCGGGGGCGCGAGCGGAGCGGGGCGCCGCGGGCACAGCGCAGCGCGGGGGCCGCGGCGGCGGACGGGCCGTGCGCGCTGCGCGAGTTGAGCGTGGACCTGCGCGCCGAGCGCTCCGTGCTCATCCCCGAGACGTACCAGGCCAACAACTGCCAGGGCGCGTGCGGCTGGCCGCAGTCCGACCGCAACCCGCGCTACGGCAACCACGTGGTGCTGCTGCTGAAGATGCAGGCCCGCGGCGCCGCCCTGGCGCGCCCGCCCTGCTGCGTGCCCACCGCCTACGCCGGCAAGCTGCTCATCGGCCTGTCGGAGGAGCGCATCAGCGCGCACCACGTGCCCAACATGGTGGCCACGGAGTGCGGCTGCCGGTGA